The genomic DNA TTGTgcatataagacaaaaaaaatctaatttttttattaaaaaatgttaagagaagaattagaatgagaaagaatcaaagaacttttcataaacattattgattttttaatcataacaattattaatatattggttcatttttaaatactttcacaagaatatattttaactacaagttattttaatttatcaaaagatttttaggaaatgagctattatccatttattattatcttatttttcagaaaatattttcagtCATTTCATACACgttttcaactactaaaattattgtttttataaaataaacaaagaagcaTACACTTATCCTCCCCTCATTAAGTCAACTATTACAATcaccataatattttattcacctACCAATATCTTATTCCATTTAGATAACTCTctcaacaaaatcatttttacaatACTTTTTACTCTCCTATgatattgaatattttattccatttaggTGACTCTCAACACAGAGGAATGTCTTCTTAGGTTAACTGaacaaagacttttttttttagtttacaatatgtataaaaaacaattatttattacaaGGAATGTGGTAGAaaggtcattttatttttaaagaattttttagaatttcttaaACATTTACAAAGAATAGAAcctaacaattttatttctaaaaaaattgatcaattcaaaaaagaaagaagaatattattttttaaggaaagttAATAAACTACTTTATTCTTGAATTATCTAAACAaaacttactaaaaaatattttatcccaaatttattttcaaaactttcttattgACAACTATCTcatatgtaaattattttattatatagagaaattcttattttattttttttagagaaaaattcacttgtttattaaatatcaaagaagtctatttttatgtctattatatatataaatcctcttattttcatacaagaaaactagtgtatctctcattctcaattagaaaatttttttaaaaatcattcatttttcttgttttcatttgttttaggGCTCATTAGCAATGAAACGAAAAATATGTTAGAatgttaaacctaatttttacttCCCTGGAACTCGACAAAAAACACCATTTACAAAACCCACATCATAGATATACTAAATCAAGAGATATAAAACAATTGTACtaacaaatatttttgcattaataaaaaaaaatgaagatgatagaTAAGGGATTTTGACTTACCCGATATTTTACGAAGCAAAGAATATCAATTTTAGGTGTGCCGACCATGGGTgtgagaagaaagagaagaaaaagatggtTAGGGTTAAGCAATAAGATCTTTTATATTAGTTAATGTATATATGGAAACAATGGACTTTTCATAAATTGTTCCTActcactattttaaaaaagggcccattgagttataaaatttaaaattttttatttcatatggtgtcacttccaaaaaatgacATCATAAATCTGAAATTAGCATCATCTAACTACcctaattgaagattttttacaTGATGTGtcacttttataaattttaagctcaatggtgtcattattttaaatgtgacaccataaatagtgacatcataaattatttttgtagtagtgaaaTGAGAGTTTGCTTcgttataaaagaaatataataataataataatatgattctTCCAAAATATTAGGCCTCCTTTCTAATGagatgaatttgaaatttaaataaatgagttaatGGTGAGTGATAGGTTCGACACGAGTTGGGGTATTGTCTTGTCCCGCCATTATATataagattaattttaaaaattaaattaaattaatttttattttcttagttttaatataataataataataagatactttttaataaaataagctataaaaattataatatttaattatttataaaatatatttattttaatgtagttaaaaaaattttaaatattttgttttaagaaaaaagttaaacagtcccatttaacttttttaacggGATGAGAATAGgaattattgtaaataaatgagataaggTTAAGATAAGGGCGATTAATcccaaatattttctattgcCATCCCTAAAAGAAATACTTTAAGAAATGAGTGTTTGCTTCATtataaaacaaaggaaaaagaaaaagaaaaacaacaacaacaacgacgacgacaataataataataacaacaacaacaacggTGATGATTCTTCTAAAATATTAGGCCTCCTTTCTATAATCCTATGTACTTGCATTTAGAATTTTAATCCCTTAAATACGACAAAATAAAAGTGTCCAAAAGAAGATACATTGGATCCACCCTTTAAAGTATGAAATGCAAATTAAAGTTGGTTGATATAACGTGGCAGGTTTCATTGGTCCCATCCAAGAAGCCTCATGTATGCTACATACATTATTCTATATATAACATAAGGCATTTCTTTATTATTGTAGAGATGATTAGAGGTAATCAAATTGACCCTCCTCTTATTCCTATGTTGCAAGTACATAGTCATAAACATGTTTGatcaaatttcataatgattAGTATGACCTACTACTCGAATCATGGCACAAGCCTATGCATATATGcatcaatgaaagaaaatttcataatgGTAGCATTGAAAAGAAAGGGCTAATGGGATTAGAAAATTGGTGATAGAAAAGTAGGCAAAGGAGTAGCTGCTGCATTCACACTCAGTGTCTACTAGGAAACCCATAAAGTCCTCACTACAAAACAAACTTGCCTCGTACACTTCTACAATAATACACCTTCTTCCACATCAGTCTCCTCCTCAATTTGGTCAAGTCGCCTCcctttttcactttattttgtTACATTGAATTGGTATTGCACCTCCACGCTCTTCAATGTTGGATCCAAAATGCACCCATATAAAGTAAAATCCCTGCCTTTGCCCTCAAGTCATGGCGGCCTATATATATATGCCACTGCATTAGCCGATCGGACTGTGCCATAGGGACATTCAAGTCAGTTGGTTCAACCTCTAGGCGGTCGAGCCAGGCTTGAACTCGGGTATATTCAAGTGGCTTTCATGGAATTGGTAGGGGAAGTTCCAATAAATCGGTTCCAAAACGGCTACATGATCAGCCAAACAAACGAGCCAGGGGGGCTTGATCCACACCCGAGCGACGCGGTCGTGGTTAGGGAAGCGCTCGAGCAGGGAGACACAAATTACAAGGTACTGGTGGAGATCTTTGTTTGGCGTAAATCGAGTCAAATTCTACTCATGAAACAGGATTATGGGGCCAGATTTAGAAGGCAGATGGACCAAGATATTATCAATATCGAGCCTCCTCACCCCTACCAAAAGGTAAATAAGCTTATTGGGGATTGTGTGTAGGTAGGAATTAAAGAAGGGTATTTGTTGAATGATGTTGGCGTTGCAGATACTAGTAGCATTGATGGCATCCCACAAGGCACACCATGCGGATGTTAGCCAACATATAGCCAAGTGTGATGCCAGGAGGCTGTATGAAGCAGGAGTTGGAAGATCAGGAGGCATTGAAGAAGCTGCTGTGCTGGAGATACTCAGCAAAAGGAGCATACCACAGCTAAAGCTTACATTTTCTTGctataaacatatatatggACATGATTACACCAAGGTAACGTATTTGCTCCGAACCCGTCTATCATTTTCCCAAACCTGTCCTATTGAGGACATGACCTGGTGGATACTCGAAAAAACCCGAAATCTTTTCTTGGATTGAAACCAAAGCTAACTACAAGTATGTGTGTGCAGTTACTCAAGAAAGAAAACTCAGGGGAATTTGAAGATGCATTCAAAAGCGTCGTAAAGTGCATGTGCAGTCCAGCTAAATACTATGCAAAGGTCACCAACAACTACCCATACTACTATTATATTCTCTTATcttttaacatttatttattttttgacaaagaaaaataaaaggaaatgactgtattttccatttagagaaAGGGGTTTTACTGTTTTGAGACTTAGCACTTAACAGAAGATTTGAAGTTTTTCTCCACATGAATGGTTTCAGACGTTGCACTCCAGCATAAAGGGGTCGGCCACTGATAAGGGCGCCTTGGCATGGATGATGGCGAGCAGGGCTGGAGTAGATGTGGATGAAATTGTGAGGGTGTTCAGGAAGAAATATGGGATGGAGCTGAGAGAGGCCATATGTGAGAGCATTCCATCTGTGGATCTCAGAGACTGACTTGTTGCCTTGGCCTCAAAAACTACTATTAGTTCCACAGTTGAGTAGGGGAGAGTCATTTCAACTGGCTGTTGTTCTTCTTCCTACTAATGAAAGTAGTTCGtagtttattaaaatttaatatagatGTTAATACATTAGTTTgggttgataattttgtttcaaagtTCATTCTTTTGAAATTACTTCATCACTATTGTGACTTGTTGGCTTTAAGAGCAAGCTTGAAGATTAGCCAAAGTGAACCAAATTTAGATAAATATGTACTTTTTGGATTTGATTAAGTAATGACAAAACTAATAATTGAATTTACTATAAaaagaagtttaaaatttttaagaaagtCTAAAACATTCTTATTAGATCGGTTTTCATTATGCAATTTTATTAGACttcatattttattccattctAAATAGGGTTTTTGTgtttataaaaagatttttttttttgttttttcataaggAAAGCAAGGGGGCACatcatgagaaaaaaattattctaccATTGCTTTGACAttgattctaaaattttaaaattaagagtatgtttggtcatataatttaaaaacaaaaataggaaattgcttttaaaaatttttaatactattCGGTTATTGTTAtccataaacaatttttaaaaacaatt from Vitis riparia cultivar Riparia Gloire de Montpellier isolate 1030 chromosome 8, EGFV_Vit.rip_1.0, whole genome shotgun sequence includes the following:
- the LOC117920827 gene encoding annexin A3-like, translating into MELVGEVPINRFQNGYMISQTNEPGGLDPHPSDAVVVREALEQGDTNYKVLVEIFVWRKSSQILLMKQDYGARFRRQMDQDIINIEPPHPYQKILVALMASHKAHHADVSQHIAKCDARRLYEAGVGRSGGIEEAAVLEILSKRSIPQLKLTFSCYKHIYGHDYTKLLKKENSGEFEDAFKSVVKCMCSPAKYYAKTLHSSIKGSATDKGALAWMMASRAGVDVDEIVRVFRKKYGMELREAICESIPSVDLRD